In Gemmatimonadota bacterium, a single window of DNA contains:
- a CDS encoding Plug domain-containing protein, whose product MPVLMAVLYAGSLLAQEPVPSDTLPADSAAAPPTDSVLDPAVGAEQEPTVDSLPIATMPILPAPADTGWVEAEVRWDRDALLSAAAITLSDLLAGVAGLHLLRFGYLGAPEALTTAGGAGAAVEVYWDGFRLDPLGASTVDLSRIELASLETVRVERALDAIRVHLTTRVADEARPYTRVEAAAGDLDTEIFTGVALIPRVLWGPLGLGVTRVETDGRGGVEGAVALNAFAHWGVTGEDWGVRVQARLDEVRRDPNHPLEGDSRRLDIVGRASAEVAPGVVLEVFGGKSELTVELPVDTLSPDPVAVDSFDVGPRTREPDPIQAGLRVGVARGPVFLEGDARWRDEGPLPKLELGMRGALSLADRVLLAGGVGHDRWSSVVGFDPATSWDARGALRVVGGLELTGAASGGELGVPHTGLGTAGVSRTALKRRRYGARLTLGPLRVAGGRVQVEVDSIVALGLGFDPRGARFSGADAQGWEAEGRVRAGGLPFRVEGWVQDWSEGATGPYLPARAWRAGLVYDHLPLASDNLHIYAGLFHSRRGAALFPVLSQPTLDGEPVAPVVLTELEGVSTLDFVLNVRVVTARLFVRWENTLLEDGQVFPERRLLRQRVITGLRWDFYN is encoded by the coding sequence GTGCCCGTCTTGATGGCGGTCCTGTACGCGGGCTCGCTGCTCGCCCAGGAGCCGGTCCCGAGCGACACGCTGCCAGCGGACAGCGCGGCGGCCCCGCCCACCGACTCGGTCCTCGACCCGGCTGTCGGGGCGGAGCAGGAGCCGACCGTCGACAGCCTGCCCATCGCGACCATGCCGATCCTGCCGGCGCCGGCCGACACCGGCTGGGTGGAGGCCGAAGTCCGCTGGGATCGTGACGCGCTGCTGTCGGCGGCCGCCATTACGCTGTCGGACCTGTTGGCCGGCGTCGCGGGCCTGCACCTGCTCAGATTCGGCTACCTGGGCGCCCCCGAGGCGTTGACCACGGCCGGCGGCGCCGGCGCCGCCGTCGAGGTCTACTGGGACGGCTTTCGTCTCGACCCGCTGGGCGCCTCGACGGTGGACCTGAGCCGGATCGAGCTCGCGAGCCTGGAGACCGTCCGCGTGGAGCGCGCGCTGGACGCCATCCGCGTCCACCTGACGACCAGGGTGGCCGACGAGGCTCGCCCCTACACGCGCGTGGAGGCGGCGGCGGGCGACCTGGACACCGAGATCTTCACTGGCGTGGCGCTGATCCCCAGGGTGCTATGGGGTCCTCTCGGATTGGGCGTGACGCGCGTGGAAACGGACGGCCGGGGCGGCGTCGAAGGGGCCGTGGCGTTGAACGCGTTCGCGCACTGGGGCGTCACGGGAGAGGACTGGGGTGTGCGCGTGCAGGCGCGCCTGGACGAAGTGCGCCGCGACCCCAATCACCCGCTCGAGGGCGATTCGCGCCGCCTGGACATCGTCGGTCGGGCGTCGGCGGAAGTCGCACCCGGCGTGGTGCTGGAGGTGTTCGGGGGGAAGAGCGAGCTGACGGTCGAGCTGCCCGTGGACACGCTGTCCCCCGACCCGGTTGCCGTGGACTCGTTCGATGTGGGACCGCGCACGCGCGAGCCCGATCCCATCCAGGCGGGCCTGCGAGTGGGCGTCGCGCGAGGGCCTGTCTTTCTGGAGGGCGATGCGCGCTGGAGGGACGAGGGCCCGTTGCCCAAGCTGGAGTTGGGGATGCGGGGAGCGTTGTCCCTCGCCGACCGCGTTCTGCTGGCCGGCGGCGTGGGGCACGACCGCTGGTCCAGCGTGGTCGGCTTCGATCCCGCCACTTCCTGGGACGCTCGGGGCGCCCTGCGGGTCGTGGGCGGTCTGGAGCTGACCGGCGCTGCCTCGGGCGGGGAGCTGGGCGTGCCGCACACGGGGCTGGGCACGGCGGGCGTCTCGCGCACGGCGCTCAAGCGGCGTCGCTACGGCGCGCGGCTCACGCTCGGTCCGCTGCGCGTGGCCGGCGGCCGCGTCCAGGTGGAGGTCGACAGCATCGTCGCGCTCGGCCTGGGCTTCGACCCGCGCGGCGCGCGCTTTTCGGGCGCGGACGCGCAGGGGTGGGAGGCGGAGGGGCGGGTGCGGGCGGGCGGCTTGCCCTTCCGGGTCGAGGGGTGGGTGCAGGACTGGAGCGAGGGCGCGACCGGGCCGTACCTGCCGGCCAGGGCGTGGCGCGCCGGTCTGGTCTACGACCACCTGCCACTCGCCTCCGACAACCTGCACATCTACGCCGGGCTATTCCACTCCCGGCGCGGCGCGGCGCTGTTCCCCGTGCTGAGCCAGCCGACGCTGGATGGGGAGCCGGTGGCGCCGGTCGTCCTGACCGAGCTGGAGGGCGTGTCCACCCTGGACTTCGTGCTCAACGTACGAGTGGTTACGGCGCGCCTGTTCGTCCGCTGGGAGAACACTCTGTTGGAGGACGGACAGGTGTTCCCCGAGCGCCGGCTGCTGCGCCAGAGGGTGATCACCGGCCTGCGCTGGGACTTCTACAACTGA
- a CDS encoding leucyl aminopeptidase, translated as MADMTIDVVDLAPEEIETPLLVAHALQSEDGLSGAAGALDDRLGGTISRALDAGDFRGKLAETLLLYPREGEVGAERVLIVGAGEPDEYTMETVRKVVGTAVRKAEALGVSRVAFDQRLGGDVEDMGPRNAAHAAAEGFALACWDYRDLKTESDEDAPRASVAELTLLAGPAADAAREGVREGRAIAGGENFARALATLPGNVATPTALADRVAAMAAERSLSCEVFEPGWIEAERMGGLLGVARGSDEEPRFIVLKHDGGKPGDRPIALVGKGVTFDSGGISIKPSAGMEDMKYDMSGAAAVLGAMRALADLSVETNVVAIVPATENMPSGRALKPGDVITMRSGKTVEVVNTDAEGRLILGDALDYAKELDPVAVVDLATLTGAVVIALGHQAAAVMGNDEELIGELQAAGERSGQRCWPLPLWDEYRKQIRSDVADIKNSGGRPAGTITAGWFLREFAPRSHWAHLDIAGTAYRSEAAASYLRKGATGWPTRLLVEWVRTRARA; from the coding sequence ATGGCCGACATGACCATCGACGTAGTCGACCTGGCGCCCGAGGAGATCGAGACGCCCCTGCTCGTGGCGCACGCGCTCCAGAGCGAGGACGGACTCAGCGGCGCCGCGGGCGCCCTGGACGACAGGCTGGGCGGCACGATCAGCCGCGCGCTGGACGCCGGAGACTTCCGCGGCAAGCTCGCCGAAACGCTGCTGCTCTATCCGCGCGAGGGAGAGGTCGGCGCCGAGCGCGTGCTGATCGTGGGGGCGGGCGAGCCCGACGAGTACACCATGGAGACCGTGCGCAAGGTCGTGGGCACGGCGGTGCGCAAGGCCGAGGCGCTGGGCGTGAGCCGCGTGGCGTTCGATCAGCGCCTGGGCGGCGACGTGGAGGACATGGGACCGCGCAACGCGGCCCACGCGGCGGCCGAGGGGTTCGCGCTGGCTTGTTGGGACTACCGCGACCTGAAGACGGAGTCCGACGAGGACGCGCCGCGCGCGTCGGTCGCCGAGCTCACGTTGCTGGCCGGCCCGGCGGCGGACGCGGCCCGCGAAGGCGTGCGCGAGGGCCGCGCCATAGCGGGCGGTGAGAACTTCGCGCGCGCGCTTGCGACCCTCCCCGGGAACGTCGCCACGCCCACCGCGCTCGCGGACCGGGTCGCGGCGATGGCGGCGGAGCGCAGCCTGAGCTGCGAAGTGTTCGAGCCCGGGTGGATCGAGGCCGAGCGCATGGGCGGGTTGCTCGGGGTCGCCCGGGGTAGCGACGAGGAGCCGCGTTTCATCGTCCTGAAGCACGACGGCGGCAAGCCGGGCGACCGGCCGATCGCGTTGGTGGGGAAGGGCGTCACCTTCGATTCGGGCGGTATCTCCATCAAGCCGTCCGCGGGCATGGAGGACATGAAGTACGACATGTCGGGCGCGGCGGCCGTGCTCGGCGCGATGCGGGCGCTCGCCGACCTCTCGGTCGAGACCAACGTGGTGGCCATAGTACCGGCCACCGAGAACATGCCCTCCGGGCGCGCGCTCAAGCCCGGCGACGTCATCACCATGCGCTCGGGCAAGACGGTGGAGGTGGTGAACACCGACGCCGAGGGTCGTCTGATCCTGGGCGACGCGCTGGATTACGCCAAGGAGCTGGACCCGGTGGCGGTGGTGGATCTGGCCACGCTCACGGGGGCGGTCGTCATAGCGCTCGGGCACCAGGCCGCGGCGGTGATGGGGAACGACGAGGAGCTCATCGGCGAGTTGCAAGCGGCCGGCGAGCGCTCGGGTCAGCGCTGCTGGCCACTCCCGCTGTGGGACGAGTACCGCAAGCAGATCCGGAGCGACGTCGCCGACATCAAGAACTCCGGGGGCAGGCCCGCCGGCACCATCACCGCCGGTTGGTTCCTGCGCGAGTTCGCTCCGCGCAGCCACTGGGCGCACCTGGACATCGCGGGCACCGCGTACCGGTCCGAGGCCGCGGCGAGCTATCTGCGCAAGGGCGCGACCGGGTGGCCCACGCGCCTTCTGGTGGAGTGGGTGCGCACACGGGCGCGCGCGTGA
- the icd gene encoding isocitrate dehydrogenase (NADP(+)), with the protein MSGAAEPQDGTLIRKDESGLHVPDDPIIPFIEGDGIGPDIWRATRAVLEAAVRREYGDSRRIVWREILAGAKAKEATGEWLPQDTIDAIAEYRVAIKGPLTTPVGGGIRSLNVTLRQVLDLYSCIRPVRYFDGVPSPMREPEKLDVVIFRENTEDVYAGIEYRAGSPEAERLREVLAEFGANVREGSGIGVKPISAFGTKRLVAAAIRHALERGRDSVTLVHKGNIMKFTEGAFRDWGYEVARDEFGDRTVTESDAGPGEERLIIKDRIADAMFQQVLLRPSEYSVIALPNLNGDYLSDACAAQVGGLGMAPGANVGDDAALFEATHGTAPKYAGMDKVNPGSLILSGVMMLEYLGWTEAAEAVVRGLEGAIHERRVTYDLERQMDGATLVSTSGFGEGIIARM; encoded by the coding sequence GTGAGCGGCGCCGCTGAGCCGCAAGACGGGACCCTGATCCGCAAGGACGAGTCCGGCCTCCACGTACCAGACGACCCCATCATTCCGTTCATCGAGGGCGACGGGATCGGCCCGGACATCTGGCGCGCCACGCGCGCCGTGCTGGAGGCCGCGGTCCGACGCGAGTACGGAGACTCGCGGCGGATCGTGTGGCGGGAGATCCTCGCGGGAGCGAAGGCCAAGGAAGCTACGGGCGAGTGGCTGCCCCAGGACACGATAGACGCCATCGCCGAGTACCGAGTGGCGATCAAGGGGCCTCTCACTACCCCCGTGGGCGGAGGCATCCGCTCGCTCAACGTGACCCTGCGGCAGGTGCTGGATCTGTACTCGTGCATTCGACCCGTGCGCTACTTCGATGGCGTCCCCTCGCCCATGCGCGAGCCCGAAAAGCTGGACGTCGTGATCTTCCGCGAGAACACCGAGGACGTTTACGCCGGCATCGAGTATCGGGCGGGGTCCCCGGAAGCCGAGCGGTTGCGCGAGGTCCTGGCGGAGTTCGGTGCCAACGTGCGCGAGGGCAGCGGCATAGGCGTGAAGCCCATCAGCGCTTTCGGCACCAAGCGGCTGGTGGCCGCCGCCATCCGGCACGCGCTCGAACGCGGACGGGACTCCGTCACGCTCGTGCACAAGGGCAACATCATGAAGTTCACGGAGGGCGCCTTCCGCGACTGGGGCTACGAGGTCGCGCGGGACGAGTTCGGCGACCGCACGGTGACGGAGTCGGACGCCGGCCCGGGCGAGGAGCGCCTGATCATCAAGGACCGGATCGCCGACGCGATGTTCCAGCAGGTGCTGCTGCGCCCCTCAGAGTACTCCGTGATCGCGCTGCCCAACCTGAACGGCGACTACCTGTCGGACGCGTGCGCCGCGCAGGTGGGCGGGCTGGGCATGGCGCCCGGCGCCAACGTGGGCGACGACGCGGCGCTGTTCGAGGCCACCCACGGCACCGCCCCCAAGTACGCCGGCATGGACAAGGTCAACCCGGGGTCGCTGATCCTCAGCGGCGTGATGATGCTCGAGTATCTGGGCTGGACCGAGGCCGCCGAGGCCGTGGTCCGCGGGCTCGAGGGCGCCATCCATGAGCGCCGCGTGACCTACGACCTGGAGCGCCAGATGGACGGCGCGACGCTCGTGTCCACTTCCGGATTCGGCGAAGGAATCATCGCCCGCATGTAG
- a CDS encoding citrate/2-methylcitrate synthase, whose amino-acid sequence MSSQGLEGVVAAKTSLSKVIGDEGRLIYAGYEIGDLAENVSFEEVCYLLWNGELPNATELEGIGRELGEARRLHPGVLEVLRLLPTDIHPMAALRTGLSAAGNFDPEAEDDSLEANRRKAVRITGQICSISTAYERLRHGADPVEADPERGLAEDVLRMLTGSAPGELEAHIMDVALILHADHGLNASTFSARVTVATLADMYSAIVSAIGTLKGPLHGGANQRVMRMLMDIGDAAAAGDWIRGALERKERIMGFGHRVYKALDPRAPILKALARELGRERGESRWIDISEAANAVMRDEMDARGKKIYANVDFYSAAVYYTLGVPVDQFTNVFAISRASGWTANVLEQLADNRLIRPKAEYVGPLGKRVAPLGERA is encoded by the coding sequence ATGTCCAGTCAGGGGTTGGAAGGGGTCGTCGCAGCCAAGACGTCCCTGAGCAAGGTCATTGGCGACGAGGGTCGCCTGATCTACGCAGGCTACGAGATCGGTGACCTCGCCGAAAACGTGTCGTTCGAGGAGGTGTGCTACCTGCTCTGGAACGGCGAGCTGCCCAACGCGACGGAGCTGGAGGGCATCGGGCGGGAGCTCGGCGAAGCCCGCCGCCTGCACCCCGGAGTCCTGGAGGTCCTGCGCCTCCTGCCCACCGACATCCACCCCATGGCGGCCCTGCGTACGGGCCTGTCGGCCGCGGGCAATTTCGACCCCGAGGCGGAGGACGACTCGCTCGAGGCCAACCGACGCAAGGCGGTGCGTATCACCGGGCAGATCTGCTCGATCAGCACGGCCTACGAGCGCCTGCGGCACGGGGCCGACCCGGTGGAGGCGGATCCGGAGAGGGGGCTCGCCGAGGACGTCCTGCGCATGCTCACGGGCAGCGCTCCGGGAGAGCTGGAAGCGCACATCATGGACGTCGCGCTGATCCTGCACGCGGATCACGGCCTGAACGCGTCCACGTTTTCGGCGCGCGTGACGGTCGCGACGCTGGCCGACATGTACTCCGCGATCGTGTCGGCCATCGGCACGCTCAAGGGTCCGCTGCACGGCGGCGCGAACCAGCGCGTGATGCGGATGCTGATGGACATCGGCGACGCGGCCGCGGCCGGCGACTGGATCCGCGGCGCGCTGGAGCGCAAGGAGCGTATCATGGGGTTCGGCCACCGCGTGTACAAAGCGCTGGACCCGCGCGCGCCCATCCTGAAAGCTCTGGCCCGGGAGTTGGGGCGGGAGCGCGGCGAGAGCCGATGGATCGATATCTCCGAAGCGGCAAACGCCGTCATGCGCGATGAAATGGACGCGCGCGGCAAGAAGATCTACGCCAACGTCGATTTCTACAGCGCCGCGGTCTACTACACGTTGGGCGTTCCGGTCGATCAGTTCACCAACGTCTTCGCCATCTCCCGCGCGTCCGGCTGGACGGCCAACGTGCTGGAACAGCTCGCCGACAATCGGCTGATCCGCCCCAAGGCGGAATACGTGGGCCCGCTGGGCAAGCGCGTCGCGCCGCTGGGAGAGCGCGCGTGA
- a CDS encoding FeoA domain-containing protein, producing MTPSRSRGSLAAIRPGVRAQIRAILFHGVRATCQAAGLREGDVVRCRESGPSGITLDVENGPTTSLSRQVARFVEVDLLGKQKPAAHREISSRLPDPALDGPTAA from the coding sequence ATGACTCCATCCCGCTCGCGCGGCAGCTTGGCCGCCATCCGGCCTGGCGTGCGCGCGCAGATACGCGCCATTCTCTTTCATGGAGTGCGCGCGACCTGCCAGGCGGCGGGTCTGCGCGAGGGGGACGTCGTCCGCTGCCGTGAGTCTGGGCCATCGGGGATAACGCTGGACGTGGAGAACGGGCCAACCACGTCGCTGAGCCGTCAGGTGGCTCGCTTCGTGGAGGTGGACCTGCTGGGGAAGCAGAAGCCGGCGGCCCATCGCGAGATTTCGAGTCGCTTGCCGGACCCCGCGCTGGACGGCCCGACCGCCGCATAA
- the asd gene encoding archaetidylserine decarboxylase (Phosphatidylserine decarboxylase is synthesized as a single chain precursor. Generation of the pyruvoyl active site from a Ser is coupled to cleavage of a Gly-Ser bond between the larger (beta) and smaller (alpha chains). It is an integral membrane protein.) produces MAARLADSPVPKALRWPLYRAFAAAVGADTGETERPLASYGTFDAFFTRRLRAGARRWPDDSSVAGSPVDGVVGRFGKVEDGAALQAKGRPYLVDELLGDADLAARFAGGVYLTIYLAPRHYHRVHAPLAGALRTVRHVAGRLLPVNAPAVALVDRLFVSNERVACAIEGDSTAVAVVAVGALNVGRISVPAAPGWNPRAGIDRAHRYDPTPRLERGDELMIFHLGSTVVLLFDGYRLAPGLRRGAEIRLGDPIAVKR; encoded by the coding sequence TTGGCGGCGCGGCTGGCCGACTCGCCCGTCCCCAAGGCCCTCCGCTGGCCACTGTACAGGGCCTTCGCCGCGGCCGTGGGTGCCGACACGGGCGAAACCGAGCGGCCGTTGGCCAGCTACGGCACCTTCGACGCGTTCTTCACCCGGCGGCTGCGAGCGGGAGCGCGCCGGTGGCCCGATGATTCGTCGGTCGCCGGGTCTCCGGTGGACGGCGTGGTGGGCCGCTTCGGAAAAGTCGAGGACGGCGCCGCGCTCCAGGCCAAGGGGCGCCCCTATCTCGTCGACGAGCTGCTCGGGGACGCCGACCTCGCCGCTCGCTTCGCTGGGGGCGTTTACCTGACCATCTACCTGGCCCCCAGGCACTACCATCGCGTGCACGCCCCGCTGGCCGGCGCGCTCCGGACTGTCCGGCACGTGGCCGGGCGGCTGCTGCCGGTCAACGCCCCGGCGGTCGCGCTGGTGGACCGCCTGTTCGTGTCCAACGAGCGCGTAGCCTGCGCCATCGAGGGCGACTCGACCGCGGTCGCGGTGGTCGCCGTGGGCGCGCTCAACGTAGGCCGCATCTCGGTGCCCGCGGCGCCCGGCTGGAATCCGCGAGCCGGCATCGACCGGGCGCACCGCTACGACCCCACCCCCAGGCTCGAGCGGGGTGACGAATTGATGATCTTCCACCTCGGCTCCACGGTGGTGCTCTTGTTCGATGGATACCGGCTCGCACCCGGGCTGAGGCGGGGCGCGGAGATCCGGCTCGGGGACCCGATCGCGGTGAAGCGATGA
- the ade gene encoding adenine deaminase, which produces MKREQLIAAARGDRPPDLVLRGGKLLNVLSARTERVDIALSGERVVAVAPEIRGPTEVDCSGRWLAPGFIDAHMHLESSMITLPEFARAVVPRGTTAVVMDPHEIANVHGVEGIRWVLDSRAGVPLAAFVMASSCVPATHMETAGARLEAEDLAPLLGVPGVLGLAEVMNFPGVVAGDAGLMAKLDAADGLIVDGHAPGLSGRALDAYLVAGPGSDHECRALDEAAEKLTKGMRILIREGSTARNLDALLPLVTPATERRCCFATDDRHPVDLLAEGHIDHVLRRAIASGLDLLTAYRLATLNAAEWFGLARAGYGSIAPGTRADIVVLDDPEAVAVTETYVGGRRVARAGALEVPLAPALPAPAGNITLPVGWGDALRIEWKDAAARVIEVIPGQIVTGAGTTRPRRGADGELGLDPDQDLCKLAVVERHGRSGRVGVGLARGVGPPRGAIASSVAHDSHNVIAAGADDDSMRTAVAALAEQAGGLAVARGDRVLDRLPLPIAGLMSDRPLEEVAAGVERVTAAYAGLGGTHEEPFMALSFLALPVIPALKLTDHGLVDVDRFEVVPLWITD; this is translated from the coding sequence ATGAAGCGAGAACAACTCATAGCGGCGGCGCGAGGAGACCGCCCACCGGACCTGGTGCTGCGCGGCGGCAAGCTCCTCAACGTGCTGTCGGCGCGAACCGAGCGGGTCGACATCGCGCTCTCCGGCGAGCGCGTGGTGGCCGTGGCGCCCGAAATCAGGGGGCCGACCGAGGTGGACTGCAGCGGCCGGTGGCTCGCACCGGGCTTCATCGACGCCCACATGCACCTCGAGAGCTCCATGATCACGCTGCCCGAGTTCGCCCGTGCGGTGGTGCCGCGGGGCACCACGGCGGTGGTAATGGATCCCCACGAAATCGCCAACGTGCACGGCGTCGAAGGCATCCGCTGGGTGCTCGACAGCCGCGCGGGCGTGCCGCTGGCCGCCTTCGTGATGGCCAGCTCGTGCGTGCCCGCCACCCACATGGAAACCGCGGGCGCGCGGCTCGAGGCGGAGGACCTCGCTCCGCTGCTGGGCGTTCCCGGCGTGCTGGGACTGGCGGAGGTGATGAATTTTCCGGGCGTGGTGGCGGGCGACGCGGGGCTCATGGCCAAGCTCGACGCGGCCGACGGACTCATCGTGGATGGACACGCGCCGGGTCTGTCGGGGCGGGCCCTGGACGCCTATCTGGTCGCGGGACCCGGCAGCGACCACGAGTGCCGGGCGCTGGATGAAGCCGCCGAAAAGCTGACCAAGGGCATGCGCATCCTGATCCGCGAAGGAAGCACCGCCCGCAACCTGGACGCGCTCCTCCCCCTCGTCACGCCCGCCACGGAGCGCAGGTGCTGCTTCGCGACCGACGACCGACACCCCGTCGACCTGCTCGCCGAAGGACACATCGACCACGTGTTGCGGCGCGCCATCGCGTCCGGGCTCGATCTGCTCACCGCTTACCGGCTGGCGACGCTCAACGCGGCCGAATGGTTCGGGCTCGCGCGGGCCGGCTACGGCTCCATAGCGCCGGGAACCCGGGCGGATATCGTGGTACTCGATGATCCCGAGGCGGTCGCGGTGACCGAGACGTACGTGGGAGGTCGCAGGGTCGCCCGCGCAGGCGCGCTCGAGGTACCCCTGGCCCCCGCTTTGCCCGCGCCAGCCGGGAACATCACACTCCCCGTGGGTTGGGGAGATGCCCTGCGGATCGAGTGGAAGGACGCAGCGGCCCGCGTTATCGAGGTCATCCCGGGCCAGATCGTCACCGGCGCCGGCACGACCCGCCCGCGCCGCGGCGCGGACGGCGAGCTCGGCCTCGATCCGGACCAAGACCTGTGCAAGCTGGCGGTCGTGGAGCGTCACGGCCGCTCGGGCCGCGTCGGCGTGGGACTGGCGCGGGGCGTGGGACCTCCGCGCGGGGCCATCGCCTCGTCCGTAGCGCACGATTCGCACAACGTCATCGCCGCGGGCGCCGACGACGACTCGATGCGCACGGCGGTCGCGGCGCTCGCCGAGCAGGCGGGCGGCCTCGCGGTCGCCAGGGGAGACCGGGTGTTGGACCGGCTGCCGCTGCCGATCGCCGGACTCATGAGCGACCGGCCGCTCGAGGAAGTGGCCGCGGGGGTGGAGCGGGTGACCGCGGCGTACGCCGGCCTGGGAGGCACTCACGAGGAGCCCTTCATGGCGCTATCCTTTCTGGCGTTGCCGGTCATTCCGGCGCTGAAGCTGACCGACCACGGCCTCGTGGACGTAGATCGCTTCGAAGTGGTGCCCCTATGGATAACAGACTGA